In Salarias fasciatus chromosome 4, fSalaFa1.1, whole genome shotgun sequence, the DNA window TTGAAGTGATTTAATACACGAAACAGATGAAAATCCACTTTTACTGTCCAGCAAAATGTTCCCACATCCTTggattcatgtgttttttttttatcctttccttcattctttccttttagtttctttctttaatttctCCTTCATCCCTTATTCATTGTTCCATCCTTGTTGTGTCTCTCTGTTAATCCTTTATTGTCCTCCGGCGCCTCCTTCGCTGGTCATAATCCTGTCTGTACGCACTTTCCTGTGTGTACTCACACACCCTGAGCTGAACACGCTGTGTCAGTCTTCCCACCGCAGAGCGTTGGcccaggagggagggagagatggaCGGAGAGGAGAGATAATACgaaaacaaagagaggaaaaaacagaggaaatgagTGTGGAGTGAGCGCTGCCACTTCTTCGTGCACTCTGAGCGTGTGTAGGTGTCGAATAACACCTGATGGGTCCACGTACACGAACAGGAACTTGTTTGAGTCATGATTTCTCATCCGACTCTCTTCAAGGAACACCAGAAATGGCAGCGGGTGGGAGACAATAAGTGCATGTGCCAATCAGAGCTGGGAACCGCATCCCCTTCAAGATTACAGCAACGTCCAGCTCTTGACTTAAGTGGTTTCTAAATGTGCTGCAACAGGTTTCCCTGCGTCATCCAGCGGTGAATTGCACTTTCAGTTAAAGTGCAGGGATGTTTCAGTAGTACTTCCTCTCACGTGTGCTTGTTCCACAATGGAACACTTCACATGTACAGGGACGGTGTTAGAGTTTCACACTGATTGAAGGATTCAGAGAAGGAttattgttttgaaaaatgaattaCAATATCATGTCAAGACAAGAGCAACAACGATTATTTCACTCTTTATAAATGGACATACAGAGACTCCtttacagaaaacagaaaatctacTTCAAGAATCatgaagtttgaaaacaataCTTCCATCTTTCAGAAGACACATGAAAAGgggagaaaaggaaaacttAAATTATTCACAATCGAACGTGaaaacttcatgaaaacattGGGTTCATTTACTTTGGTTTGTCTTACAATTTTGCCAAACTTGACTTGTTTTGTGCGCATCGTTCTGGAATTCAGGTATTTAAACAACTTTTACCCACTTCTTGCTGCCACATTGTTTCAGGACAGTACTCTGGACTGTTATTGAGGCTTTTGCTAAAGCCGTGACTGGTACTCCTGcttgtttgactgtttttattatcattttgaAATACGATTAAAAACATCTTTTGAAAACTGAATCTGCTTcattgtgatttctttttagaTCATTTTTGTGATGCCTTTGTTAAAATTAAGTCATACTCGCCTTCCTTAAAACAACATTTCACGTATGTGATGTAAACATTAGTTGTTAGAATATACTTTTTTATTGTTCCAATGAAACTGACCCATTCTCACTGGGCTCAACACAGATACCTGCTTGTCAAACTTCTATCATACAAGTATTCAAAGTATGGACCAAGCAGATCTGTTTCTATGGAAACTGCAAACATCCCCTCGACTCCttcctccacccacagctcTCCGTAGCACCCCCCACACAGCTCCTGGATCTCTgcctcctgtttttcttttctccaatcTAAGTGATCAAACAGGGGGTCTTTCTCTTTtcaaagcctcctcctctgaataGAAATGTGGGAGTTCTTTCAGCCCATATGACTGAATTCTCAGAGGAAGCACGAGGGGGTGGATGTGGATACAGTGCAGTTGGAAAGCAGCAGTACTGAGATCAACAGAAAACATGTActtggaggacagacggagagcAACAGGTATGCTGAGAGGGGTTTTTCTGGGGTCAGTCGGACATGGCAAGGAGTCATGATGTCGCCACAGGAGATCCATGTTTTGTGTGAATGCCACAGAGAACAGGACATGGAGCGAACTGAAAAACCCACTTATGAACAGAGGgtaacatgcaaactacacagaTAACCATCCAATCTGACTGAAAGCAAGGGTCTTTTCAACATCATACTTTTTGGCCTTTCTTTCCTCTCAAACCAAAATTAATAagcaatgaaggaaaaaaagaaatgactgaatCATATAAGCCCAAAGTCACTCTGAGTTTGTAGTTTTATCTTTTTGCGAGTTGATTTGTTTAAATCTTTCCAGTAATTTGAACTTTGCACAACTTCCAAAATGATACCTAATGATTGCGTTAAGCCTCATCTTAAAGATAACAGAAGGCTTCACCTATAAAAGTCTCAGACCTAACAGCCAGGAGCCTTTGAATGGAGCGACAcgctaaaagagaaaaaaacagaaatgaaggcCTCGGTCTGATGGCAGCAGAAGGAGATTGAGGGTTTCGCAGACAGGTTGATctgacattcacacacagctgatcatctgAGGAGAGGATGACCAGGCAGATAGACCTCTGCAGGGCAGTCCAGACTGTGTGGATGTATAAATAGCTCCTAATCAGGCCTGGGTGTCAGATTAGTTCCCATAACCTTTTGCTTAGCACACAGTCATTACGGTGCCCTACGTATAAGTCAGCTCTGTCCAGGGGATGTCCTCTACTACACACCAGGgacatttttagcatttttgacatgtgtgtcagtgtctcCGATATCTTTTATCTTTGGGTTTCAAGAATGGTACTGGTTACACATCTTTGCTGTTTCATGATGGAGCTGTTAttgctgcaacacaaacacaggatgTGACTCTAGTGAGGGTTTGTTACAACAGATCCTGTGAACAGTTCCTTTTCcaatgttttaaataaattttaagcAATGGAATATTTTTTGAGGAAGTATTATTAGCCCATATTACTTTTGTCATTAATGATGTTCAGTGTTTGAAGCTTAAATTTGTCTTTTGAAGGTTTTCTATGATGAAATTTTTTCGATCTGTGAATTGACTGAATGTGTgccattcattttatttattttctgaactaaaatgttgagctttgttttgtctttcatcAGAAAGTGCACCCTGTAGCTGATATCTGAAACTTAAAAAAGCATAAAGGAACACAAGTTAAATCCGTAGACATATTACTCACACAAAATCCATGATTTAAGTATGACAGTATTAAGTATTAAATAATTTACATCATGTTACATGGTCAAGTCAAAAAGGTTTTCCCACTGTGGAAAAATTACAGCGCAGAGTTGGTCATGCTCTTCACCGGAAAAGTGTCACAACTGAGCATCTCATTTTGCAGATTTATCAAGAATAAATTTCCTGATCACAGTTGTTTTCTACCTCACTTCTAATGATCTGACAAACACTaatatttcaacatttacaacccagcaacaacaaccacaaggCCCATCTTCTGCGCTGGCTGCTTCAGGGGTGGATCAAGGAGCTGTGCACTTCACTGGTCCGTGCGCAGTGCCCCCTCATTTCTCTGCACCACCACACATGTTCTCAAAGTGGGCTGAAAGCATTTCGTGTGTAATCTCAGGTGCTGATTTTACTGCATCAGAAAGTGAGAGTAGGATGAGGATGGgggctggatgtgtgtgtgtgtgtgtaaagtcaACGTTCAAGTTGAATTTGTAGATTAGAGTAAAGagcgaggtggaggtggtggagacaGTTGGATTTGATGGGAATAGAGGGTTGAATGGTTTGTCACTGAGTCAGGTATCAAAATTAGGCAGAAACCGATGTCAACTGAGAGAGTGTGAACACGATAAACCTTCGAGAATGCAGGCAAACACATGATCTTTGGTGTTATTTAGAGGTGCAAAAACACAAGACACAATCATTGCTGACTATATTTTTCTTGCTGTCCACTAATATAATCCATTGGGATTAATTCAAGATAATCTTCCTTGCATCAATTACATCAATTAGTTTTAAAATAACTTTACATACCCTCCCTTGTCACAGCACTTCTGTTCAATGCTTTGAATAACTGTCAGTCTGTTATAGTTTGACATACATTTTCAATTAATGTTgcgatgatttttttttcatccaaaaaaaTGCAGCTAAGCTTTATAAGGTGCGACTTTATTGCTAAGTAAGCCAAAATTAGCTTTGACAAGCTGTGCATGGAGCTTGTTCTCACAGGGAGTGcatacaaactccacaaagaaatgCTCCAAACCTGCTCAAAAGAAATCAGGGCTATTCTCTCTGTGAGGCAGCATTGCAAATGACGACTTCACGGTGTGGTCTATACGTCTGAAATGTGGTTTGTTTTgtggaaaacatggaaaaaaggaaggaggagTTTTATGCTCTACAAAGCTGTATATTATTGCTCAGTACAGTAAACAACACTCAGTATAATTATATTTCACATGCGTGTATTGTATATTACTGTGGAACATCATCAAATTTTGAATGTGTAATAGATGTAAATAATCCTGACACTATagcttgatttgtttttttttaattggatgCCGTTGTTTTCTATTTCTTGAACTTTTAGTTAATGTAACATGTTAAATTTGCTTTatataaatgcaaaacaatGCTCACTTCAGACACAGGGAATTTAACTTTTTCAAAGGGTTGAAGTAGCCTCACGTGAATAAGGTTATCCCAGGCCCCTATTATGATTCCCTCCAGCTCTGGTTGCATTGAAATATTATTAATTCACTAaatattcattattttattatgaTATATAATAatgtgaattattattattctagCACCAAATtatagtaaaaacaaacatcacatttattttttcatctcaGCACATTATAAAGTATTTTGGCTCAGTCAAAATACAGTCTACAGTCTTTGAGACAGTCTGTATGAGTAAAGAACAAGAAGAATACACAGTACAGCAAATtactgttgttaaaaaaaagcattaagaGATTTTTCAGAGGTTTCAGACAAAGATGAACatccttttatcttttttctcattttgtatGACAGAACCATATGAAatatgatagatagatagatagatagatagatagatagatagatagatagatagatagataatatgctgccatctgctgtccaatcctctGAATGGCAAATCATTCATCATAAAATGGTTCAGTTACGAATTCTGGCATTGTAAACTGCCTTCAAATAATATTGTAAAActgtaatgtaaaaaaaaatgatgaactATATAATtcatttatcatcatcatccgGTTATACTCTGAAGGTTTATTTGTAGTGATCTGTTGGCGTTTTACTTTGACAAGGCTATACCGGAAGCGGATGTCTTTACTTTTGAAAACGTCGGACCGGAAGCGGAcgtatgtttgtttttatggtgTATAACttcacattgatttttttttttttttttttttggtcagacCTTATCGAGCTGTCAGCCACGTCACCTCCTCCGGAGCTACTTGTGCCGCCTGGACGTTTCTGCTGAGTTTATTCTGAAACTCGTCCGTTTGCACGTTTCTCAGGAAGACGCCTCCGAAGCGACCCGCGGCTTCTGCAtatctctcttttctttcattttatcgCCCTCTCCTCCTGATCTGGAGTTTCTTCGCTTGTCCGGTGTTCACTGGACGTCCCAGGCCTGAGGGGTGCCACTTCCATTAACTGTGCCGtctgaagaaggagagaaacagcaTGAATATCTTCCGTCTGGCCGGTGACGTGTCACACTTGGTGGCGAtcatcatcctgctgctgaagatATGGAAGTCCAAATCCTGCGCTGGTAGGATCACAcatctctaacacacacacacacacacacacagtttgagtgCACTTAATCCACACGCTCCCTGCAGCTGTATGCATGTTTGCTGCTGTGCAGTAAAGTACCAGGAACCCTGTCTTAGTGGACACATTGCTGATGTCTACATTGTGCAAGATATTTGCACAGGAGTATCTGGAGAAGTGCAAGCTACGTGGCAATGTTTGATGAAGTTAGCTGATGACTGCTCCACCTTTTCATAGCATTGCCTGCTTTAGATTTCCTAAAACATGATCCACTACTTTTGTCCTGGACCAGAAAGTGTCCGGATGCGTCCAGATATCAGCTGCTTGTGAATACAAATCATGAATTATTAAATTGTGTCTTGTGTCTTTATCCCAGGCATCTCTGGGAAGTCACAGGTGCTGTTTGCACTCGTCTTCACCACCAGGTACCTGGACCTGTTCACAGTCTTCATTTCTGCCTACAACACAGTGATGAAGGTGAGACTGCTTCAGCATTGATGGATGAACTCTGAGAATTGGAGAAACTGGAACCTTGTCATcgaatttagttttaaaagaaCTGAACAGTGTTCAAGCTCCAATATGTTCAGAGATATGGCAACAAACAACAGATAAGTTGGACCATAACCCACTGTGGTGTAATAATATGTTATTACAGTTCAATTTTGtctaaaaaaaattgaaattattTGGAAAAGTCAGGAAACACAGCAAGGAATGAACTGCATATGAGTTGGATAGATTTTAGGTGCCTTAAATTAAGGTCCATTACTCATTTATTGTGGTTAtctatagaaaaaaaacactacaacaGAGGTAGACTCTCTATAACCACGTTTGAATTGGAAATTAACGGTGCGAGCATGCCTTTGCATTGTGAGTGACACAATCTTTCCTGCTGATCATGTTTCACAGCATATTCATGCATTTTTTCCAGCTGTGAGtatttttgtttctgctctcaGGTGGTGTTTCTGGCTCTGTCCTATGCGACCGTGTATCTGATCTACATGAAGtttaagaacacacacaactcGGAGAACGACACGTTCCGGGTGGAGTTCCTGCTGGTGCCCGTCATcgggctctccttcctggagaACTATGCTTTCACCCCCATGGAGGTAAATAAAACATCGTAGGCTACCCACTTAGATACCTTTGTACTTCACAACTcatgtttatttcttcattttctctgaTTCCACTCAGATCCTGTGGACCTTCTCTATATTTCTGGAGTCGGTGGCAATCATGCCGCAGCTTTTTATGATTACCAAGACGGGCGAGGCGGAGTCCATCACGACCCACTACCTGTTCTTCCTCGGCCTCTACCGAGCCCTCTACATCGCCAACTGGGTGTGGCGCTACCACACGGAGGGCTTCTTCGACCAGATCGCAGTGGTGTCGGGCGTCGTGCAGACCATCTTTTACTGTGATTTCTTCTACCTTTATGTCACAAGAGGTGAGTGGAACTTGGAAGTGAAAACTGTGATCTTGCCATTAGGTGTGCACTGGAAGAAATTAGATTTATTTGGAGTTTTTGGTGTGGCTAAAATAAACAGCGACCTATAATTGGTCCTGTCTTTTCAGTTTAAGAGGTTATGTGTTCTTCATGTCCGTGTTTGATAGTGGTGGGTGGGAACTCCAAAAG includes these proteins:
- the kdelr3 gene encoding ER lumen protein-retaining receptor 3, yielding MNIFRLAGDVSHLVAIIILLLKIWKSKSCAGISGKSQVLFALVFTTRYLDLFTVFISAYNTVMKVVFLALSYATVYLIYMKFKNTHNSENDTFRVEFLLVPVIGLSFLENYAFTPMEILWTFSIFLESVAIMPQLFMITKTGEAESITTHYLFFLGLYRALYIANWVWRYHTEGFFDQIAVVSGVVQTIFYCDFFYLYVTRVLRGKGKMSLPMPV